ATTTGAAAAGTAGGTAGGTTCATTACTTTAGACATCAGTGAAAATAAAAAGACAATAACACTATGCACGAGGATAACTTTGTCATAAAACCAAAAGCAATTCGAGCTCAAATTATTATGAAGTTTTATGTCAAAACTAATCATAATGAAGCTAATTAGATTGAGCTCGAACTTGCTTTTATAATGAGATTAAGCTGAGCTTGAATTTGCTTTTGCtaattaaaatttatattaggGAGCTAACCTTAGTTAGGTCTTTAAGAGTCACctaacaaataaagaaaagaaaaatggatggaAGAGAGATGAAGAAAATGGTTCATAAAATCAGCCAACATCTTTTTCAGTTTCACTAGCCTAGCTAGCTAGTAGATTTCATGCTTGAGCAGGGCCATATTCTCCGCATATCCCAACAACAGCCCCCGGAATGCAGTAGCTGCCGCAACCAGGTGTATTCCGGCAATCATCATGGCTATAACACCCGCATCCATCTGTGTAGTCAGTCGGCAACATTTTTCTCATCATCAGTACTGTTTCTTGCTGTACAGGAATCAATTTTCTGGCCTCTACCTTGGTCGAGAGCAGCTCCATAACAGCTGAAATTGATCAACGATGTCAAATTAGTCATACATAatgtgtgtatatgtgtgtgtgtgtgtgtgtgtgtgtgtatatccTGAGAGAAAGAAAGACTTACAAGATTGTGCAAGCAATAAGAGCAGAATTAGGGAAaaaattggcttaactaatgaAGGGCTGAGAAGCCTTCTTTCCATCTCTTGCAGCAATGTTATGTGGAGAACAATTTTGCAACTTCATAGTACAGGCTAACTTTATTTGCTGGTATATATTATATTGCCAAAAGTCATTGGAAAGATCATGAACTTGTCTGCCATTTGCAATTAATGGAGATCCTGAAATCAAGTGTGGACTTGTTATAGATGTTTTTATAGTTGGATCAGACTCAAAAATTTTCGAATTTCATTTCCctccacattttctttacttgTCCGCCATTACTGAATCAATGGAACATAAACTTAGAAGAAAGGCAGATATGTTTGATGGAGTCAAAGAAGAGGACACTGCATTTTCTTCAGTCAAAAGAGTACACGTTTGAGTCTCTCTAGGTCACTTTTATATATTACTCCTTGTCCTTGAATGGTGCTAAAGTAAGTAATCCTTCTATAGTGCCTTTTTACTCTTCCAATTGCTCTGGCTCATCTCATATTTACCAACCTAAAAGCCTAAAAGTGTAATGTTTCTCATTGCATATGATATCTTGGGGATATAGGTATTGGTTTGTTTGAGCAGTGCTTTATTTGCTTATATTATCGACACATTTTGATCATCTTTTTATGtatatacatcatatcaaaaatGTATTacagattttttttcaaaaaattattccaaataatctcctatctagtcattgaaataattattgctACGTTTTTTGCAATAtaatgtatatgaaataaaaaatatacgttaaaaaatgtgtttttgatgcaaaaataataatttttttgataaataagaTTGCTTGCAGTCCATCTTTGCATCGTAAATATGTTTTCTTAGAAGCGAAATCAATTCCAAGAGCAGTAATATCATGTTTCAGCTTTTCTTGTGACCATTTGAAAGCATGTTTGAATTTGCTATGTACTAAGtataacttttcatttttcctagGTGAAAATAGGTTGTAGACACGTAATCCAGCATGATTTTACACTTCATCTGAGCCTAATTTGCATTATTAGCAATATTTGAACTTGTTCAAGTTTGTGCCACTCGTAAACAGAGAGTTATTCATAAACTGACCCTAATGAAGTTTCGATTACATACATCGAACTCCTTAAATATTCAAGAATGCAGGAAGTGCAAGTATGCCCTTAACCCCTTACAGATTTTCCACTTCGGTTATGTAacatgtttgtttggattgtgaattattagagatatttttactgtagcactttttgtgatgtgatgtatgtgagataaaaaggtaattgggaagataaaaaggtgtgttggaaattgtaatgatgatataaacaaatatattttgacaaataaactgcaattcaaacaaaatatttttttcacaCGTATGTTTGTGATATAAAGTAAAAGTacccagagaaaaaaaaaaagaacaaaagaattttatgtaattcttttttctagacTATGTAAAAGGTAGTACTATTATAGTATTATGGATAATTGCACATTGCCCCACCATTGTTATGCTAGACATCATTGTTGTTATCTCCTTGCATAGTTTTGCTGATGGTTTAAAGCAAAACATTGCATAAGTAGGCATGGCCATTATTACAGCTTTCAACATCACTTCGTTCCCAGCAGAGCATAGGAGCTTATTTCTCCAGCTTTGCAGCTTATTTTTAATACTCTCTTTTATGAATCCAAAGACATGGTCTTTGGTTCTTGTTATCACCATTGGTGGTCCGAGGTGTTTTCCTTGGGTAATTGCTTGAATTCCCCCTAGTGCCTATGCTTGAACTCCTTGGGTGTTTTTAGTCTCTTTTCCTAGGATTGTCCCTTCCTCTACCTATATTTTGCCTATGCTGATTAATGATGTACTCAAACTAAAAGCACCAAGAAGGGTGCCTTGTACATATGGTGATTTAAAGTATTGGAATTCTtgttttttcttccaaaaaaaaaaaagaaacaacatATTATATGAATACCAATAATTAAAATGTAATTGGAATACAACATATTAACTGTATCCCTGAAAAATGCAAGGATAACTGAGTCATGACTATGGTCATTCACCAATATGAGTAAtgtgaatttattttttttattttcttttcttgtgttcaatattttcttgcattttagacTTTAGAGAAGGAACATAGGGTAAATTACTTAATACCTCCTGTGATTTTATATAATGTTAGATTATCTCTCTAAGGTTTTAAAATAACCACACAATCCCCCTGTAATTTCATGTAACGTAGAAAATAGATGGAATGCACAATCAATTATGTCTTTTATACCAAATGCGCTCTAACAGTGCTtgtgataaaattttaatatccatgtaacccccttatgatttatATAAATATCCACTTTACTCCCtatgatttttgcatttatccATATAATTTCCCTATACTTTTATATAAGGTGATTAAGCTATCGATTGATTTATCCTTTAAGTAAGAGCACTAGCACTATTGAAACGTTAAAGGTGTCACATGATAATAGATGAAACTATAGGGGATCATATGCAATTTACCCTTTTCTACATACAAGAATGCTGCAGCTACACGTGTCACGTGGACTTTCCAGGACGTGCTTAAACGTTGACCTGTGCAAATGAAGGCCGTACTAAACAAGGACACACATGCATTCTATATTAATTCATACGTAAATTTTTGAAGGTTACAAAACTTAAAATaccaataaaactaataatatGATTCTCTACCATTATCCCAATATTAACTCTTATATTTGCGTATGAAATGTTAATTTATTTAAAACGTTATtaccttattattattattattatgtgtaTAAATCTATAGAAGTTATCGCATTGAAAGGTACGACATTATCATCCTTGAAATTCtaagttttattttaaattttgaaatataaattttcaaatgtaatacatcaaaattttattacttttttacggttacttttcaaaatatttttataatgtacgaaatatacattttttttaaattatacatatgAACATCTATTATACGAATACAATACGAGTATTTACTAATTCACCTAACAGTCAGTCAAGTGTACCAAACCCCTGCacttagaaaaataaaaaaaaaaatccatgcaAAGTGCCATAATCatgaacccttttttttttgaggtgttCCCAAGGAGTGGACTCCGCAGACTATTCCCCACCCTCCACAATTTGCTGACAGTAAGGTTCGAACCAGGGAATCATGAACCCTTCTAATTAATCTATATATAGTTGGATCTTCACCCTCTAGAATTATAAACCCTAGTAAGAATTGCCGAacctagaaaacaaaaacaacccaTTATTTTGGCTTAGAATTAGTTTTAGGTTTCAACAAGTCAACCATATATGATACGTCAAGTGGTTCATGCATGCAATTGCTTTCAATGACCGTAATTTCCATGATTGTACACGTGGCGGCCACCAAGCTTTTACAtaactcttcttctttttgaaGCCAAAAGAGAAGACTAGTGAacaaatcttttctttttgtttttttttttttgggttcaaacTAATTAACAAAGAATGATTGGAACAATGGCGGAAGTGGTGATGTACATTTTAGGATTAAAATTAAACAGCATTATGTGTTAATCAATTACATTAATTAAAAGCCTCTTACTCCTTTTTTCATATTGATGTTCACTTTGATTAGGGCCTTCCACATTTGACAGTTTGGTGATTAACTAGACTCGTAGCAATTGAATACCATGACCATTTCAAGAAGTCAATCATAATTAACCTCTTCAATTAACATCCACTTGTACTATTGTACATGATAAATTTTCATCCTGGCTTAACATAATCCAAACAGAGCGTGAACTAACCACTAAAAAAAGACTCTgattaatacttgagcaaattTGTGAGACTCTGAGTCATGTGCAAATTCAGCCAAATGATTGTTGGTTCAATGGTCCCAATTATGAATTATTTGCAAATGTCTCTTAATCTTCTTTGGACTTTTTAGCAATCAACTAATCAAGGACTTAGAATTATCACAAGAAAATGAGCAAACATGCTCTTTCAGATTGCTTATCAGTCACATGGTCTCCGTACATATCTTAACATGCAATTGAAGTAGGCCATGACGTACCCTTTAAACAACAGTTGACTTGTTcattcatcaatcaatccaTAATCATTAACAGGAAATAACTGCTTCCAACTGATCCCATTCCCTACAGAACCTGTATATGTAGCACCAGCAGCACCAATCAAGATCACACATTCGCCAAGCTTTGTATTACACTGCTGCAATTGTAGCAGAAAAATGGCTAGCAGCCTGAGAGCTTCATGCATTTTCTTACTATCATTGACAGCCCTTTTGACCATCACAAGTGCTGCAACCTTAAATGTGATCAGCTTTGGTGCAAAATCAGATGGCAGGACTGACTCAACTCAGTCATTCCTCAAGGCCTGGGCTTCAGCTTGTAGCTCTGTCCAGGCAGCCACCATCTTCGTCCCTCGAGGGCGTTACTTGATAAAGGCAGCAGTGTTTAGAGGGCCATGTAAAAACAGGATTACTGTGCGAATTGATGGTACTCTTGTAGCCCCTGATGATTACTGGGGTCTAGGAAACTCAGGCTACTGGCTATTGTTCGTTCAGGTCAACCGCCTCTCGGTTATTGGCGGAACTCTGGATGCCAAGGGAGCTGGATTTTGGGCATGCCGCGCGTCAGGGAGAAACTGCCCTGTCGGAGCCAGGGTATGTTGGATAAATCTTCTTTATAGGAATCATGATAGTATTACggtttttctgttctttcataGTTTGTTCACTACATTTTTATGTGCGCAAATGCAGTCTATAACATTCAATTGGGTGAATGATGGACTGATCAGCGGCTTGACATCGATTAACAGCCAGCTTATGCACGTAGTGGTTAACAGCTGCAAGAATGTGAAAGTTCAAAATGTAAGGATTGTAGCTCCAGACCTGAGCCCAAATACAGATGGCATTCATGTCCGAGGCTCAACAGGTGTCACCATCAGTGGCAGTAGCATTCAAACGGGAGATGACTGTATATCAATTGGTCCTGGAACAAGAAACCTGTGGATGGAGAAGATAAAATGTGGCCCCGGACATGGTGTCAGGTAACCTCAAGTCAGAAAATTTTCGCAGTAAAAATAGTAATTAGTATTCTTCATTCTTACTCATTCTCAGATTGCACAtcccaaagaagaagaaattagcTAATGGAACAAGCATGTTAATTGCAGCATAGGGAGCCTGGGCAGAGATTTCAATGAAGATGGCGTCCAAAATGTGACACTAATAAATTCAGTGTTCAGTGGATCCGACAACGGCTTGAGAATAAAATCATGGGCAAGACCTACCACTGCATTTGTCAGCAACATCAAATTTCAGAATATCATCATGAAGAATGTGGAGAATCCTATTATCATTGAT
This region of Coffea arabica cultivar ET-39 chromosome 3c, Coffea Arabica ET-39 HiFi, whole genome shotgun sequence genomic DNA includes:
- the LOC113733794 gene encoding polygalacturonase-like encodes the protein MASSLRASCIFLLSLTALLTITSAATLNVISFGAKSDGRTDSTQSFLKAWASACSSVQAATIFVPRGRYLIKAAVFRGPCKNRITVRIDGTLVAPDDYWGLGNSGYWLLFVQVNRLSVIGGTLDAKGAGFWACRASGRNCPVGARSITFNWVNDGLISGLTSINSQLMHVVVNSCKNVKVQNVRIVAPDLSPNTDGIHVRGSTGVTISGSSIQTGDDCISIGPGTRNLWMEKIKCGPGHGVSIGSLGRDFNEDGVQNVTLINSVFSGSDNGLRIKSWARPTTAFVSNIKFQNIIMKNVENPIIIDQNYCPVNRGCPRQTSGVKIDQVIYQNIQGTSATPVAVIFDCSPSNPCRGIKLRDIKLTYLNRKAQSLCKNIGGTAAGVIMPESCL